The DNA window TTCCTTTAACTTTCAAGGGGTCAAGGGATCCGATAGAGCAATATTTTCTGCCAAATACAACAAGATAAGAAATATGAACCTAACAACTACAGAAAATGTAATTTTGGCTGAGAACAAAATTAGTTTGCTGCTTACGCTTGATTACTGGAAACATTGGCAGCTTTAGCATCCACCGAATTGATCAAGGGGTAAGACTTCCCAGCTGGTTGAGTGTTGGTATTAAAACTCACACCCTGattatttagaaattaatatATCGAATTTCTGGACCCCATGATAGGTAGAACAATTTACAAGGACTTGCTAAAGATATGAGCTTACAGAACGAACCTTGTATTGTTTGTTATTTCCAAGGATGACATTAGATGTGAAATCCCTACTGATAGTGCTGCAAGCAACTGTCAGAATCCAAGGAGCTACATTCCCAACGATTCCAGGGTCAGGTCCTTCATTTCCAGCGGAGGCAACTACAAGAATCCCGCGCTCCACGGCAAGAAATGCTCCAATTGCATTGCCATGAGTAAAGTATTCTCTCGGACCGGATCCAAGTGACACTGAGAGGATATCGACCCCATCATGAATAGCAGCTTCATAGCCAGCCAACACATCAGCATCGCTACAGCGGGGCCAGCAGACCTTGTATGAAGCGACTCGCGACTTGGGCGAACCTCCCTTTGCTGTTCCATAAGCTGAACCAAGCAAGTTTGCCCCCGAAACAAAACGACCTCCAGCAGTGGATAGAGTGTGGGTTCCATGGCCATCATAATCTCGCGCGGTGTGGTATGAAGAATCAAGTGTTTCTGCAGCTTCGTAGCCTTTGCTAAAGTACCTTGCTCCTATAAGTTTCCTGCTAATAACAACATATCTTTTATGTTACTAATCTTACTATAGGAAACGGAAGAATTTGTCTGCGGTTCATTATCAGAGGCAAAACGAGTAGTTCAGGTCAAGAAAGAGCTCTGGCcttgagaaagaaattaaagtaccTGTTGCATTTAATCCCATCATTTGGATCACAGTATCCTTTCCATTTAGATGGTACAGGTCCCATCCCCTCATCATTGAAGCTTTCGGATTCCGGCCAAACACCTAGCGTCATGCACAGTCAAGAAAAATAGATCAAAAATTTACCATCATTGGAGATTTTTCTTTCAGATGCAAGGTAGCTGTACCTGGTCCAAAATAATTGAATGCAAGaaacatttaaattatgaagatgaaatgatATGAAGGAGACTTGACCAGTTCTATGCATGTACACAGAcgagtaaaattataattaccaCTATCTAGGGTCCCGATAATTACGTCTTCACCAAATCTTGCCTTTAGCCACATAGAATTAGCTGGAATTTCTCCATTTCTTTCCAGTCCAAGAAAGCCCCATGAATTTGTAGTGTGTAATTGACTTATTTGGTTTCGAGAAACTGATACAACTTCTGGATGCTCTGAAAACGTATTAACAAGACCATATTTGTAATAGTATCAAGGATTGCACGATATACAAGCTGAACAATTATaatagtattatatatataagtactTGAAATTTCAGctgcttcttcatcttcaagtaCTGCTGCAAAACCGTTGATATAACGAGTGTAGGAGTAAAAGATGGCTTGTTTCGCCTTCTCCTTGCTGTCATAACGAATTCAAACTTAATCATCAGTATTAGAACAACCAAATACAGCACTGATCACACAGCAGAAATATTCAGGTCTGCATCACCTCTTCATACAAGAGCCCAAAAGTTCATGATGGGCATCGGTTACCCTATCCAGGTCAGTGGTGGAAGGTTCAGAAGCATAAGATTGTCTCCCAAGGTAAACCACATAAGACTGTACGTACACAGACACAGGTATCACTGTCAGTAGCAGAATTATAACATAAGAGAGATTGCTAATGTAACTTGTTGAAAGATTAAACGATCAGACAACATTAATGCATGCTAGCTTGCCTTTTTTGCAGCCAGAATTGGGCTCTGCAAGGTAGTGAAAAGAgtgaaaaacagaaacagagaggAAGAACTGCCCATGTTTGCTTTACTTTTTGCTCAATAAGAGAACAACGATTAGCTTGcctttttttacattttgtaaCGATTGAGGGGCTTATATGTGATTATATCACTGTCGTGGAAATTTGGTGATCTCAAAATGGAATCCCTCTCGGTCAATAATTGGTTTACATCTGGTCAACCCTTGTCTCCTCCATTTCTCTCACCCTCCAAAGCACATACGTCGAAGCTTCATAGAAGAAAAGCCGAAGTCTCAAAAACACTCTCAATAGTcttaattttgtcattttgtaTACTGATTTTACtcttaaactttaaaaactACTTGTTTCTGTTAATGACTTGCATTCATCTTTAAGGcttttcaactcttttttttttaatatattctaaattgtattgtttttattaaaaatataacatcattttacaagtaattaatatttttcattaaatgatTTTACcgggaattgtttttttatctgagtATTCTTGTggttttttcttatggtttcttcttttaacaagtaggctttctaaaaattaaacttagtGTTTCCAccactaaattaatattttattggtaattttaaCAAGAACagtaaaatcaagataatttatgagaaaattgataaataaaacttGCTATCCAACTTGAAAAATCTACTCAAAGATAGCATGGCATGATTTTTAAGTCGTCTtatcccaaaaaataaaaagaaaaaacgagaATAGTACGTACATAGGATGCGCACGGCAATACTCTTTCAAGCTGTTATTTCAATTATTAAGTTATTAGTTGCCTTCAACCAACAATTTAGATTAAGCtttcatgattattattttttaccttaTAACGGCCAGTGTTAGTCTTATAAATCAATTCACGAGTTTAGAAAGTTAGTTtaagttgattttagttttttatgttatattttaaaattgattttttttattaattttatcctttaatatttgtttgatttgaaaatcaaactttataaatcttttcaatttgctttataCATGATTATTTCAGTCTTATGATTCAAGttgcaggtttgaaaaattAGTCTAGGTCGaatcgggttattttttttaaaaaaattccttttcttttagttttggcCTTCAATATTTATCAGATTGAGAATTttacttcttgatttttttctctttctattaagttatcatagtctcatgacaATGATTGTGAGTTTACTGGGTTAACCCGGCTTAACtcaatttttgcttttattttttttataacttgcttcttttttaattttgtcattcaATGATAGGTTAATTGAGAACTGgacttcgtaatttttttttcaatttgttttctatgggttAATTTCATTCTCGTAACTAGGGTGGCGGGTTTacccgggttaacttgagttgtttttttgtcattttttaaaattgaatattttttttgttatttttgtccatcaatatttttttttagaattaggCTTCCTAATTTGTTTTGTAGGTCAGTTAGGGTTGGTATAAGTTGATATGATATGTTGtcgtcttaatatttaaaaagatattatctaatataaatcaaattttgagttaattattgattttttatgttaaaaaatactttatcagcatctttatatttttttatacttaaaaaaattatttgactcgCAGTATAGCGTGACCAAGGATCTAATATAATCTATGTTGTGGCttggacaaaaaataaaatttttttcttattattatcttagatttgaataaagaaaaaaataattctatcaTGAATACTAAAGTCTAAAATTctgtctgaaaaaaaaataagaataattccAAGTTAAATTACTTACAACATGCAAAATCCAGTCCAAACATAGCCTAAtagttaaaacaaaagaaatcttcaattaaatatatatttgatatcgCACTACAAACAATTAATGGATGTAAAAAGGAATGGATTTTAATATTCTATGAATTTGTCTTTATAATACTTTATCTCTTAATTCTTTACCTTAAATAATTAACTTCAAAAGACAATACAAGCCTAGAAATAACACTTCACAACCCCAAATAAAAGGATTCCAATCTACTTTTTGTCTCATGTTAAAAGAAAGATATCACCTCAATTGaactcttctaaaaaaaaatttatcaataactTTATCTTTGCTTCTCTATTTtatatagcaattttttttttcatttctcgtgaactaaatataaacaaaataaatttttagattatttcaaaaaactttaaaattattcatgcatttttttatatatatattttgattttgtctCTTTTAATCTTGCcttttaactataattttaatttttatctcatGCAATTAGatcttaaaaagatttaataaaaacatatggaaacgatattttcttgattttctctcttttaatcttgttttttaattttaattttaatttttatctcatggaattagatcttaaaaagatttaataaaaacatatgagaacgatattttaaaaagtgaatgaaaaaaatggtgAATGAACAATGAAACTcatctcaatttttattttattttcaaatatagaGTTGTtgtagaaacaaaaacaactttgataaagtatatattaaaattataaaagaaatcaagaaaaatgggGGGTTTGGTACCTGCTACGATTTCTTATTCTCGAGTGCTATAATTCTGTAAATTGCATGGAATGTACACACATAAACacttatttattgattttgttcttcACCATTGTGGGCTGAGATGACCAGAGCAGAGTTTATGGCTTGTGATGGGTTGGGGCCGTTGGGCCATTGTAGGCTCATTCTGCAGTGCCTAACAGTATACGAAATCCAGGGCTTCATCTACTAAGCTTTGGGAAACGATATTCACATGCACATGCTTTTGGCTAGTGGCAAGTCACTCACAGACTTGATGAAATCCTGCAAGATCACTGTAAAGGGGAGAAGGATGGCAGTACTCTTAGCCACTGAATGGAGCCCGCGACCATGAAGAACAGGGCGTAATTGCACAATGAATCGTAGCTTGAGAGCCCTAGGAAGATCCACAGACACTGAACACAGAGGGCACATGACACTGGTTTTGATTCTCAGTACTCCAATGTGATAATGAAGACAGCATGGGGTAGGGTCAATGTGGTGTTGCTGTTAGTCCCTTCTTCAAAATGGAATATTGGTAGAGTCATCACCACATATTTCATATAATGCTTGTCTCACTTGTTTGACAATGACTTGAGCAGCACCAGTACTGTTCCAGCCCCTCAGCAAAGAGgtgaaaacaaaggaaaaacaagaaatccAGTTTCTTTTACCGTAAACATCACTcagttaccaaaaaaaaaaactaaatcagcTAAGTTATTTACTGTGCTTTGTGAGTGAAAACACTGTTGTCCATTTTATTTAGACGACGGCCTTCATTGGTATTTTCTGTTCTTTCCTCATCATAGATCCAACGCATGTTCTCTTTAATCCTGGATTCACTgtctaattataatttacattGCGAGTTCGTGCAATGATAACACCACAGTACTGTGCTTGAAtgttttgctcttttttattgatgttttctcctctcttttctgcTGTACGCAATACATTAtccaaatcattttctttttctcacaaCTGATAGAAGACTAGAACCTAAAACGGAACAGTGTAGCTAGCTAGGCCCTTTATCATTGGGATTCCTGTTgttttctcccttttcttcttaCTTTACTTCCTCTTTTGATGAGAGGAGGGTTTTGTAAGTTGTCTTTTGgagcaaaaaggaaaaataaatggaaCTGTGGTGTCCTGTTTTACTTAGAAAAGAAGATTAAAGGAGTATAATGCTTGTCGAAAAGGTGGACAGCATAAGCTTTTTGATAACGACATTTATGAAAGCTGTGCACCATAGTATTTAAACCCTATTTTTTTAGCGTGTCCAGTATTAAAACTaagtatttctaaaaaaaatacatcgatttgatatatttaaagaaatttaatagattttttagaATGTTAATTCCAAATTTTTagctgaaaaaataaagataaaagcaTGATTTCTTAACCATTAGATTAACTTCTTAAAGTTATCATTAAATTTCAGAATCACCCGAGTTAATTCTAATATTGAGAGACAAATGACGtgaatcaaattatttatttaatctattaaCAAATCATAATCCTAATTGTCATTGATCTTGTTGAATTTATATGGAACCCACAAATATATGGCTAATAAAGTGGAAGATTGTCTCCAAGACTTGCGGTatagtataatatatatatatatacccaaAAGAAAGTGTTGGTTTCTGGCTACAAAGACCCACTCCACAATTACTTGTCgagaaaaaggaaagcaaaagaGGAGAAGAATACACTTGCAGACCACCGTGTCATAATTCATGGCCTGTTCACATTATTATACTTGTGGGACGGTGGTGGCCGTAGCAAAGTCCCATTCGAAATTGTATGACGAGGGAATACAAAGTTTTGTGATTctcgttttttttaataaacacgTTAAAGTGAAAGTTATTTCAGCTCTAATCTTGTAcaagtttatcttaattttataaaataaattagaagtaATGAAATGCAAACTAATTAAGCTCCCAACTTAAAACTTTAGTTtctagataaaattttaaaatataatttatataattctatatCTTGATCTTCTGGTTCGGTTCCTGCTAGTATTTCTTCTCACTTTATTACAGTAACTTCACTCGAAGTTCAGTGATGAGGAGAAAGGATTTGTGGTGACTACAAACCATTGAAGAATCTGGTTAGATTTTAGAATATCAGAAAGGTTTTTACTTTAATCTTTACCAAAGAGACAAACACCCTTTGGGGCCCTCGAGCGACACCCGTGAATCATTGACCTCAGAAGGGAGGCTGATTTCACTTCAAGGTTAAGGTGATTAATTACTATATTAATTACTATATAGCATCATCAGGGTACTAGACTCTTGTTAACGAAGAAGATATCATTTTCTGCTTCCAGGATGATGCATGAATAAATTTCCAAAATGGATCATTATTTTAATCTTCAGAGATAAGCATGTGAAGTTGTGAACTGTGCATGATGCCATGCTGATACTGCTTTACAGTTGTGTTCTTCAATGTTAACAGAAGATATACGAGTTTATGTGGCCATTAACAGATCAAGAATGTGCTTGTAACATGGACAGTGATGCCTGTAATGTCAAAGTCTGCGGCACATGTTGGGTCGGCTCTAACAAGCTCTCTACTCTCACATCCCCACGTGCCTGTAGTTTCCTATTTTCTATCAGGCCATTAATATGCAGACAATCCATGTCGTGCCAAGGCCAAGGGTCTCAAATTCAGTGAACTGCATAGATTTGACTTGTTCCATGATCAAAATCATGACCACATCGTTTGGAAAGTGATTCAGATTTGCGTGGCGACTTTCCCAAGTGATCTCTCTAATAAGAATTGTCTTGAAATACCTATTTCAAGAGGTGATAGAGAAATTCCATAGCAATTGTGGAGTTTTAAGTAGTGTTGTATAAGGAAATGTATGATGGATTATAAGATTAACCTGTGTTGGTGATTAAGGCATTACAGATATCTAGTTCGATGAGctatgaaaaaataacatatttgaaACATTATAAATTGTCATTCTAATTTTAAcacttttttaagaaataatatacatgtatatacatatatataaaagaatttttttatttttaaacatttttccaaatttatgaagctaaatgcaaagaaaaatgatgaacgacgaaacaaaaaaaaatcaattttaaaaagacaaattcaaaaaaaaacctagagtGAActctagttaaataaaaaaacttacaatcaagatcatgaaatcatgataatgaaatgaaatgaaatgagtctaagaaaatatgaaaaattccAATGCATTATATCTAGGTATAAATACGATAATGACAACATGGTTCATGAAAAATTCCAGAAATATTACTCCCAATAGCTAGTCTAATGTTTTTCATAGagcaaaaacataattatattaatattttcgtTTACAATGCATTGTATCCTGGTATAtggtatcattttttttctctgtaatAGTGTTGGTATctcctttcttttaaaaaaagatggagttCAAACTTattctttataataataataataataataaaagatccGAGAATACATTAGGTTTACTTTTCTTCCATGTTCAAGCATAGACCAACGGATCGGCTACGAGaagaatgcttttttttttttttcttggataaaaGCATTCTTCTCGTAGGCGATCCGTCGGTCTATGCAGGCAAAAACGTGGGATGATGAGACAACATTTCTTCCTTTTTGCTCAACACAACTACCACTACTTTATCAGACTT is part of the Populus trichocarpa isolate Nisqually-1 chromosome 7, P.trichocarpa_v4.1, whole genome shotgun sequence genome and encodes:
- the LOC18100921 gene encoding subtilisin-like protease SBT5.3 isoform X7, which encodes MGSSSSLFLFFTLFTTLQSPILAAKKSYVVYLGRQSYASEPSTTDLDRVTDAHHELLGSCMKSKEKAKQAIFYSYTRYINGFAAVLEDEEAAEISKHPEVVSVSRNQISQLHTTNSWGFLGLERNGEIPANSMWLKARFGEDVIIGTLDSGVWPESESFNDEGMGPVPSKWKGYCDPNDGIKCNRKLIGARYFSKGYEAAETLDSSYHTARDYDGHGTHTLSTAGGRFVSGANLLGSAYGTAKGGSPKSRVASYKVCWPRCSDADVLAGYEAAIHDGVDILSVSLGSGPREYFTHGNAIGAFLAVERGILVVASAGNEGPDPGIVGNVAPWILTVACSTISRDFTSNVILGNNKQYKGVSFNTNTQPAGKSYPLINSVDAKAANVSSNQAKYCSIGSLDPLKVKGKIVYCTRNEDPDIVEKSLVVAQAGGVGVILANQFITEQILPLAHFVPTSFVSADDGLSILTYVYGTKSPVAYISGATEVGTVAAPVMADFSSPGPNFITPEILKPDITAPGVNILAAFTGASGPADVRGDRRRVHFNFLSGTSMACPHVSGIAGLLKTIHPDWSPAAIKSAIMTTATTISNVKQPIANASLLEANPLNYGAGHVWPSRAMDPGLVYDLTTKDYVHFLCSIGYNSTQLSLFIGKPYICPSHNNGLLDFNYPSITVPNLSSKATLSRTLKNVGTPSLYRVNIRAPGGISVKVEPRSLKFDKINEEKMFKVTLEAKKGFKSNDYVFGEITWSDGKHHVRSPVVVKKMAVAA
- the LOC18100921 gene encoding subtilisin-like protease SBT5.3 isoform X2, which gives rise to MGSSSSLFLFFTLFTTLQSPILAAKKSYVVYLGRQSYASEPSTTDLDRVTDAHHELLGSCMKSKEKAKQAIFYSYTRYINGFAAVLEDEEAAEISKHPEVVSVSRNQISQLHTTNSWGFLGLERNGEIPANSMWLKARFGEDVIIGTLDSGVWPESESFNDEGMGPVPSKWKGYCDPNDGIKCNRKLIGARYFSKGYEAAETLDSSYHTARDYDGHGTHTLSTAGGRFVSGANLLGSAYGTAKGGSPKSRVASYKVCWPRCSDADVLAGYEAAIHDGVDILSVSLGSGPREYFTHGNAIGAFLAVERGILVVASAGNEGPDPGIVGNVAPWILTVACSTISRDFTSNVILGNNKQYKGVSFNTNTQPAGKSYPLINSVDAKAANVSSNQAKYCSIGSLDPLKVKGKIVYCTRNEDPDIVEKSLVVAQAGGVGVILANQFITEQILPLAHFVPTSFVSADDGLSILTYVYGTKSPVAYISGATEVGTVAAPVMADFSSPGPNFITPEILKPDITAPGVNILAAFTGASGPADVRGDRRRVHFNFLSGTSMACPHVSGIAGLLKTIHPDWSPAAIKSAIMTTATTISNVKQPIANASLLEANPLNYGAGHVWPSRAMDPGLVYDLTTKNYVNFLCSIGYNSTQLSLFIGKPYICQPHNNGLLDFNYPSITVPNLSGNKTTLSRTLKNVGTPSLYRVNIRAPGGISVKVEPRSLKFDKINEEKMFKVTLEAKKGFKSNDYVFGEITWSDENHHVRSPVVVKKMAVAA
- the LOC18100921 gene encoding subtilisin-like protease SBT5.3 isoform X4 — its product is MGSSSSLFLFFTLFTTLQSPILAAKKSYVVYLGRQSYASEPSTTDLDRVTDAHHELLGSCMKSKEKAKQAIFYSYTRYINGFAAVLEDEEAAEISKHPEVVSVSRNQISQLHTTNSWGFLGLERNGEIPANSMWLKARFGEDVIIGTLDSGVWPESESFNDEGMGPVPSKWKGYCDPNDGIKCNRKLIGARYFSKGYEAAETLDSSYHTARDYDGHGTHTLSTAGGRFVSGANLLGSAYGTAKGGSPKSRVASYKVCWPRCSDADVLAGYEAAIHDGVDILSVSLGSGPREYFTHGNAIGAFLAVERGILVVASAGNEGPDPGIVGNVAPWILTVACSTISRDFTSNVILGNNKQYKGVSFNTNTQPAGKSYPLINSVDAKAANVSSNQAKYCSIGSLDPLKVKGKIVYCTRNEDPDIVEKSLVVAQAGGVGVILANQFITEQILPLAHFVPTSFVSADDGLSILTYVYGTKSPVAYISGATEVGTVAAPVMADFSSPGPNFITPEILKPDITAPGVNILAAFTGASGPADVRGDRRRVHFNFLSGTSMACPHVSGIAGLLKTIHPDWSPAAIKSAIMTTATTISNVRQPIANASLLEANPLNYGAGHVWPSRAMDPGLVYDLTTKDYVNFLCSIGYNSTQLSLFIGKPYICQPHNNGLLDFNYPSITVPNLSSNKTTLSRTLKNVGTPSLYRVNIRAPGGISVKVEPRSLKFDKINEEKMFKVTLEAKKGFKSNDYVFGEITWSDGKHHVRSPVVVKKMAVAA
- the LOC18100921 gene encoding subtilisin-like protease SBT5.3 isoform X3, yielding MGSSSSLFLFFTLFTTLQSPILAAKKSYVVYLGRQSYASEPSTTDLDRVTDAHHELLGSCMKSKEKAKQAIFYSYTRYINGFAAVLEDEEAAEISKHPEVVSVSRNQISQLHTTNSWGFLGLERNGEIPANSMWLKARFGEDVIIGTLDSGVWPESESFNDEGMGPVPSKWKGYCDPNDGIKCNRKLIGARYFSKGYEAAETLDSSYHTARDYDGHGTHTLSTAGGRFVSGANLLGSAYGTAKGGSPKSRVASYKVCWPRCSDADVLAGYEAAIHDGVDILSVSLGSGPREYFTHGNAIGAFLAVERGILVVASAGNEGPDPGIVGNVAPWILTVACSTISRDFTSNVILGNNKQYKGVSFNTNTQPAGKSYPLINSVDAKAANVSSNQAKYCSIGSLDPLKVKGKIVYCTRNEDPDIVEKSLVVAQAGGVGVILANQFITEQILPLAHFVPTSFVSADDGLSILTYVYGTKSPVAYISGATEVGTVAAPVMADFSSPGPNFITPEILKPDITAPGVNILAAFTGASGPADVRGDRRRVHFNFLSGTSMACPHVSGIAGLLKTIHPDWSPAAIKSAIMTTATTISNVKQPIANASLLEANPLNYGAGHVWPSRAMDPGLVYDLTTKDYVNFLCSIGYNSTQLSLFIGKPYICQPHNNGLLDFNYPSITVPNLSSNKTTLSRTLKNVGTPSLYRVNIRAPGGISVKVEPRSLKFDKINEEKMFKVTLEAKKGFKSNDYVFGEITWSDGKHHVRSPVVVKKMAVAA
- the LOC18100921 gene encoding subtilisin-like protease SBT5.3 isoform X14 — protein: MGSSSSLFLFFTLFTTLQSPILAAKKSYVVYLGRQSYASEPSTTDLDRVTDAHHELLGSCMKSKEKAKQAIFYSYTRYINGFAAVLEDEEAAEISKHPEVVSVSRNQISQLHTTNSWGFLGLERNGEIPANSMWLKARFGEDVIIGTLDSGVWPESESFNDEGMGPVPSKWKGYCDPNDGIKCNRKLIGARYFSKGYEAAETLDSSYHTARDYDGHGTHTLSTAGGRFVSGANLLGSAYGTAKGGSPKSRVASYKVCWPRCSDADVLAGYEAAIHDGVDILSVSLGSGPREYFTHGNAIGAFLAVERGILVVASAGNEGPDPGIVGNVAPWILTVACSTISRDFTSNVILGNNKQYKGVSFNTNTQPAGKSYPLINSVDAKAANVSSNQAKYCSIGSLDPLKVKGKIVYCTRNEDPDIVEKSLVVAQAGGVGVILANQFITEQILPLAHFVPTSFVSADDGLSILTYVYGTKSPVAYISGATEVGTVAAPVMADFSSPGPNFITPEILKPDITAPGVNILAAFTGASGPADVRGDRRRVHFNFLSGTSMACPHVSGIAGLLKTIHPDWSPAAIKSAIMTTG